The window CTTTTAATAGCTATTGTACTTATTTTCCTGATTTGTGTGTTTGCTGCAGAACAAGTTGCAGAACTTGGCTGGACAACACTCAGATGTCCTTGAGAACTTGACGCCGACAGTCAGGAAGCGTGTCGAGGTTCTAAGAGAGATTCAGGTTAGtaaaattttcatctttttaatttgttgtgttCTGATGATATTTGGTGGAGTGAACAATTGTTtgattcctttttgtttttgtatgaaaCCTTTGCAGGAGCAATATGATGAGATGGAAGCCAAATTCTTCGAAGAGAGGGCAGCTCTAGAAGCTAAATATCAAAAGCTATACCAGCCTTTGTATACCAAGGTTTGTAAACGGTTTTTGATGCTTTGAGGTGCTTATGGTCTTTAATTTCCTATTATTAGAATATCTCTGTAACACATGACACCTCAAATTGCTGAAGGTAAAAAAATAAGACTTCTCTCTGTTGGCACTTTCGTGAATCATTAGTGATGCATGTTCTTTAAATTTGTTCTGCAACATTCGTGATTATACTAATGGTGATGATTTTCCTCTTTCCTAATTCCCCAATCATATACAGCGATATGAGATTGTGAACGGTGTGGTTGAAGTTGAAGGTGCAGGAGAAGAAGTAAAATCAgaacaaggagaagagaaagcAGCTGAAGGtaattttatcatttcttactctgaaataatgtttatttaatttgtttctaatgatgatgatgatgatgaacacaTGGCTTTTGCAAATGATATTTTTTCAGAGAAAGGAGTGCCAGATTTCTGGCTTATTGCATTGAAGAACAATGAAATTACTGCTGAGGAGGTTCGTTACTAGAtcatttcttattctttttggGTAATGAAATGGCGATTCTCTTTATccttatgtgtattttttttccatGCTTTTAGATAACTGAGCGAGATGAAGGGGCTCTCAAGTATCTTAAAGATATCAAGTGGAGTAGGGTTGAAGAACCAAAAGGGTTCAAGCTCGAGTTTTCTTTTGATCAGAACCCTTACTTCAAGAACACTGTCTTGACCAAGACATATCACATGATTGATGAAGATGAGCCTATCCTTGAGAAGGCCCTTGGGTAATCTTTTACTTTATCAAGTATATGCTCTTTTTAATTGTAATGGCGAGAAGTCTTTATTGAATGTTAACTGTTGTTGTTCAGGACTGAGATTGAGTGGTATCCTGGAAGGTGTTTGACACAAAAGATTCTAAAAAAGAAGCCAAAGAAAGGATCGAAAAACATTAAGCCGATCACTAAGACTGAGGACTGTGAGAGCTTCTTCAACTTTTTCTCTCCACCTCAAGTTCCTGACGACGATGAGGATCTTGATGATGAAATGGTATGTCCATCTCCCGTTGCAGTTTAACTTTTGATTCAGTACGTAAGATTGTGTTAAACGTAAATCTGATCACTGAAATCATGCACAGGCTGATGAACTCCAAGGCCAAATGGAACACGACTATGATATCGGGTTTGTACCTTTTTATTTCATCTTCAGTTCTCTTCACTTATAAATTCTCTCAGTTATAAGATCTGAATCTACCTACTGTTTATCCTGTAGATCaaccataaaagaaaaaatcatctCCCACGCTGTGTCATGGTTCAC is drawn from Camelina sativa cultivar DH55 chromosome 1, Cs, whole genome shotgun sequence and contains these coding sequences:
- the LOC104701412 gene encoding nucleosome assembly protein 1;2-like — translated: MSNDKDSINMADLTAALNEEDRAGLVNALKNKLQNLAGQHSDVLENLTPTVRKRVEVLREIQEQYDEMEAKFFEERAALEAKYQKLYQPLYTKRYEIVNGVVEVEGAGEEVKSEQGEEKAAEEKGVPDFWLIALKNNEITAEEITERDEGALKYLKDIKWSRVEEPKGFKLEFSFDQNPYFKNTVLTKTYHMIDEDEPILEKALGTEIEWYPGRCLTQKILKKKPKKGSKNIKPITKTEDCESFFNFFSPPQVPDDDEDLDDEMADELQGQMEHDYDIGSTIKEKIISHAVSWFTGEAVEADDLDMEDDDDEIDEEDDEEDEEDDEDEEEDDDEEEEAADQGKKNKKRSSAGHKKAGRSQVAEGQTGERPPECKQQ